One segment of Setaria viridis chromosome 4, Setaria_viridis_v4.0, whole genome shotgun sequence DNA contains the following:
- the LOC117853052 gene encoding two-component response regulator ORR22: MLLGAARMEEKKGLMMGRERDRFPVGMRVLAVDDDPVCLKVLETLLRRCHYHVTTTNQAITALKLLRENRDMFDLVISDVHMPDMDGFKLLELVGLEMDLPVIMLSVNGETKSVMKGITHGACDYLLKPVRIEELRNIWQHVVRRKFSKRERSNLEIYKDFNKPPSADSCHGHSQIVGGASDQSGRICKKRKEMHSDEEDDGEENDLQEGDEPSAAKKPRVVWSVELHRKFVAAVNQLGIDKAVPKRILELMNVEKLTRENVASHLQKYRLYLKRLSAVASQQASIVAAFGGRDPSFLHMGAFEGIQSYQPFVPSAALSSFNPHGLLTGASAATFGVQELAPAMTVQTATNNGIISHCGSDGSKFQYVGLQENQHANLAQGSTTSLGLPQLEQKWIHQENNDLSTVFSGSALANSLSGALQRVTSSSLPPQELLECTQAKLSIQTSMPMPSMNSELVERTIGISCNLQDSSVSHQGALPINEGFSADKLQLHDPFDGTSGTKFSVTMPVCPSGSLTATNNTKSGASSSCGTVLLAPDTGRHSNYMQFGGASNSRREMDGMKQDHLQNQGLSIGGFSHDFGACMTQQTNASMLPLTPEVKIHSLTSEDKLKQKNVCDFGIPKLHGGVSSTSCNFDGLLSSMIKAEKDDFSFTDNDLGCDFFPLGACI; the protein is encoded by the exons ATGCTTTTGGGCGCTGCGAggatggaggagaagaaggggctgatgatggggagggagagggatcGGTTCCCCGTCGGCATGCGGGTGCTCGCGGTCGACGACGACCCCGTGTGCCTCAAGGTGCTCGAGACCCTCCTGCGGCGCTGCCACTACCACG TGACAACAACCAACCAGGCCATTACTGCGCTGAAGCTGCTACGGGAGAACAGGGACATGTTTGATCTGGTTATCAGTGACGTACACATGCCCGACATGGATGGATTCAAGCTCCTTGAGCTTGTAGGGCTTGAAATGGACCTCCCTGTCATCA TGTTATCAGTGAATGGAGAAACGAAATCCGTGATGAAGGGGATTACTCACGGAGCTTGTGACTATCTCCTAAAACCTGTTCGTATCGAGGAGCTTAGGAACATATGGCAGCATGTTGTCAGGAGGAAGTTCAGTAAGCGCGAGCGCAGTAATCTTGAAATCTACAAAGATTTCAATAAGCCACCAAGTGCAGATTCATGCCATGGGCACAGTCAGATTGTTGGTGGTGCTTCTGACCAAAGTGGGAGGAtctgcaagaagaggaaggaaatgCATAGCGACGAGGAAGATGACGGAGAGGAGAATGATTTGCAAGAAGGTGATGAACCCTCAGCTGCTAAGAAGCCAAGAGTTGTATGGTCAGTTGAACTGCATCGAAAATTTGTTGCGGCTGTCAACCAGCTTGGAATTGATA AAGCTGTACCAAAAAGAATTCTTGAGCTTATGAATGTGGAGAAGCTCACCAGGGAAAACGTCGCGAGTCATCTACAG AAATACAGGCTCTACCTCAAACGGTTAAGTGCTGTGGCATCACAGCAAGCTAGCATTGTTGCTGCTTTTGGAGGCAGAGACCCTTCTTTTCTTCACATGGGAGCATTCGAAGGGATTCAGAGTTACCAGCCTTTTGTGCCTTCTGCTGCTCTCTCATCTTTCAACCCACATGGCTTGCTAACTGGAGCCAGTGCAGCAACATTTGGGGTTCAAGAGCTTGCTCCTGCCATGACAGTTCAAACTGCTACCAACAATGGCATAATAAGTCACTGTGGTAGTGATGGGAGCAAATTCCAGTATGTCGGCTTGCAAGAAAACCAACACGCAAATCTGGCACAAGGATCGACCACATCACTTGGGCTGCCCCAACTTGAACAGAAGTGGATCCACCAAGAAAATAATGATTTGTCTACTGTCTTTTCTGGGAGCGCACTGGCTAACAGTCTGTCCGGTGCACTTCAGAGAGTTACAAGCAGTTCATTGCCACCGCAAGAACTTTTGGAGTGCACACAAGCCAAACTTAGCATCCAGACATCGATGCCAATGCCATCTATGAATTCAGAACTGGTTGAAAGGACTATTGGAATTTCATGTAATTTGCAGGATTCAAGTGTATCCCACCAGGGTGCCCTTCCAATAAACGAGGGATTTTCTGCTGACAAGTTACAGTTGCATGATCCATTCGATGGCACTAGTGGAACAAAATTTTCAGTAACCATGCCTGTTTGTCCTTCTGGTAGCCTTACAGCAACCAACAATACCAAGAGTGGTGCCAGTTCCTCTTGTGGCACAGTGCTGCTTGCTCCTGATACTGGGAGACATTCAAACTACATGCAGTTCGGAGGTGCATCAAACTCTAGACGTGAAATGGATGGAATGAAACAAGATCATCTACAGAACCAAGGATTGAGCATTGGAGGTTTCAGTCATGATTTTGGTGCCTGTATGACTCAGCAGACAAATGCTAGTATGTTACCTCTTACACCAGAAGTGAAGATTCACTCATTAACATCAGAGGATAAACTGAAGCAGAAGAATGTTTGTGATTTTGGGATTCCAAAGCTACATGGTGGTGTTAGCTCTACTAGCTGCAATTTTGATGGTCTTCTCAGTTCCATGATCAAAGCG GAGAAGGATGATTTCTCATTCACGGATAATGACCTGGGGTGCGACTTCTTTCCACTTGGTGCCTGCATATGA
- the LOC117852483 gene encoding probable histidine kinase 2 encodes MLRSMCIPVAVFVCAAVAVAAASCVLAVRALRRAAAREASLNADLVRQKEALRQAERKSMNKSNAFASASHDIRSALSAIAGLVEMSRPEAHALPGIMDNLDQMAVCTKKLFDILNSILDTSKVESGKMQLQEAEFSMADVLQESVDLASVMGVRRGLEVVWDPCDFSVLRCAAVTGDCKRLKQILDNLLGNALKFTDEGHVVLRAWANRPIAGSSASPPSRFGCPTCCVGSGFFGFLFRAREDPDDQDHVENDPDDLVEFYFEVVDTGVGIPREKRMSVFENYVQVNNGQGGTGLGLGIVQSFVRLMGGEISIKEKQPGERGTCFAFNVLLKMSGRQEPQDIEEGTSTPSDPLSRSNFRASVFQEASSFKGFHCILYVHGGETMRILQTWMESIGVKVWLVLHPEFIASTMENVLHNGTTPAARASASPTTDEGDDRCFSSKEMVSHVLPALRNSTGPRRGSHGGNPSGILVVIDVSCGESEDVFLEMEKLVRIKHQAPCKVVLLDDIRTPSDDLWRFKELGCDLVLRKPVHGSRLFTLLMTLRDLQDSDATAHSSQVGPEIAGTSQQQDLPEIVLHGPQEAAASTETASLAQEQKPEDEKPMAGMQVLLVEDTLVLQTIQRKMLSQLGATVRVAQDGAVAVNLFKEALEQASVSEEGAMPLPYNVIFMDCQMPNMDGYEATKLIREEEHRYKIHTPIIALTAHEMEEDLQKAIDAGMDLHLTKPIERKRIVEAVCRVCKREN; translated from the exons ATGCTCCGGTCGATGTGCATCCCCGTGGCCGTCTTCGTGTGcgccgcggtggcggtggccgcggcgtcGTGCGTCCTCGCGGTGCGCGcgctgcggcgcgcggcggcgcgggaggcgtcGCTGAACGCCGACCTGGTCCGGCAGAAGGAGGCGCTGCGGCAGGCGGAGCGCAAGAGCATGAACAAGAGCAACGCCTTCGCCAGCGCCAGCCACGACATCCGCTCCGCGCtctccgccatcgccggccTCGTCGAGATGTCCCGCCCGGAGGCCCACGCGCTCCCCGGCATCATGGATAACCTCGACCAGATGGCCGTCTGCACCAAGAAGCTCTTCG ATATACTGAACTCGATTCTGGACACAAGCAAGGTGGAGTCGGGGAAGATGCAGCTGCAGGAAGCCGAGTTCAGCATGGCCGACGTCCTGCAGGAGTCTGTGGACCTGGCCAGCGTGATGGGCGTCCGGCGAGGGCTCGAGGTGGTCTGGGACCCCTGCGACTTCTCGGTCCTGCGATGCGCGGCCGTCACCGGCGACTGCAAGCGCCTCAAGCAGATCCTGGACAACCTGCTCGGCAACGCCCTCAAGTTCACCGACGAGGGGCACGTCGTCCTCCGGGCATGGGCGAACCGCCCGATCGCCGGGAGCAGCGCCAGTCCTCCCTCGAGGTTTGGGTGCCCGACGTGCTGCGTCGGCAGCGGCTTCTTCGGATTCTTGTTCAGAGCAAGGGAGGATCCTGACGACCAGGATCACGTGGAGAATGACCCTGATGACTTGGTTGAGTTTTACTTTGAGGTGGTTGATACCGGCGTAGGGATCCCCAGGGAGAAGAGGATGTCTGTGTTTGAGAACTATGTCCAGGTGAATAATGGGCAAGGCGGCACCGGCTTGGGGCTCGGGATCGTGCAATCCTTT GTTCGTCTGATGGGAGGAGAGATCAGCATCAAGGAAAAACAGCCCGGTGAGAGAGGAACATGCTTCGCGTTCAACGTGCTTCTGAAGATGAGCGGGAGGCAAGAACCCCAAGACATAGAAGAAGGAACATCAACACCGTCGGACCCGCTGAGCCGCTCCAATTTCAGAGCCTCGGTGTTCCAAGAGGCCAGCAGCTTCAAGGGATTTCATTGCATTCTCTACGTCCACGGTGGTGAGACCATGAGGATCCTGCAGACATGGATGGAGAGCATCGGGGTGAAAGTTTGGCTTGTCCTGCACCCCGAGTTCATCGCCTCGACGATGGAGAATGTGCTGCACAATGGCACGACACCTGCTGCAAGGGCATCGGCGTCGCCTACCACCGATGAGGGGGACGACCGGTGCTTCAGCTCCAAGGAGATGGTCAGCCATGTCCTGCCGGCGCTGAGGAACAGCACTGGCCCCAGGAGAGGCAGCCATGGGGGCAATCCTTCTGGCATCCTTGTTGTTATCGATGTTTCCTGTGGTGAATCGGAGGACGTTTTCCTGGAAATGGAGAAACTTGTCAGGATCAAGCACCAGGCTCCATGCAAAGTTGTTCTGCTGGACGATATCAGGACCCCTTCTGATGACCTGTGGAGGTTCAAGGAGCTGGGCTGCGATCTCGTCCTGCGAAAGCCCGTGCACGGGTCTCGGTTGTTCACGCTTCTCATGACCCTGAGAGACCTCCAAGATTCAGATGCAACAGCACATTCTTCTCAAGTTGGTCCTGAGATTGCTGGCACCAGTCAGCAGCAAGATTTGCCGGAGATTGTTCTTCATGGTCCACAGGAAGCTGCGGCATCAACTGAGACTGCATCCTTGGCTCAGGAACAGAAACCTGAAGATGAGAAGCCCATGGCTGGGATGCAAGTATTGCTGGTTGAAGACACTTTGGTGCTGCAAACAATCCAAAGGAAAATGCTGAGCCAACTGGGGGCAACTGTAAGAGTAGCTCAAGATGGAGCCGTGGCTGTGAACTTGTTCAAAGAAGCTCTTGAGCAAGCCAGTGTTTCAGAAGAGGGTGCAATGCCCTTGCCATACAATGTCATCTTCATGGATTGCCAG ATGCCCAATATGGATGGCTATGAAGCGACAAAGCTCATCCGAGAGGAAGAACACCGCTACAAGATTCACACGCCAATCATCGCTTTGACTGCTCATGAGATGGAGGAGGATCTGCAGAAGGCTATCGATGCCGGGATGGATCTGCACCTGACAAAGCCAATAGAACGGAAGAGGATAGTGGAAGCTGTTTGCCGTGTTTGCAAACGTGAGAATTGA